One genomic segment of Amycolatopsis granulosa includes these proteins:
- the thiO gene encoding glycine oxidase ThiO translates to MSKHHVTVVGGGVIGLSVAWRAAAAGQRVTVVDPAPGRGASWVAGGMLAPVTEAWPGEEESLALGEESLRRWPDFAQALARDGGDPGLSFAGTVVVALDRADADQLDIVAGYLRSVGRDVEQVTGRRLRALEPGLAAVRGGLLVPGDLAVDNRRLLSSLQAAAAARGAEFASDEATGVEPGLVRTAHGDLRCDVVVIAAGAHSARLHPLLARGVRPLKGEILRLRARRTSLPPPARTVRAVVEGRPVYLVPRADGELVLGATQYEAGFDETVTARGVRELLEGAERIFPGIDEYELVETAAGLRAASVDTLPFIGDLGDGVLAATGHHRNGLLMAPVTADAVVAWLAGEKPPQEALAADPARLEPGGV, encoded by the coding sequence ATGAGCAAGCACCACGTGACCGTCGTGGGCGGCGGTGTCATCGGCCTGTCCGTGGCCTGGCGCGCCGCGGCGGCCGGCCAGCGCGTCACCGTCGTCGACCCCGCACCCGGCCGCGGTGCGTCCTGGGTGGCCGGCGGGATGCTGGCCCCCGTCACCGAGGCTTGGCCCGGCGAGGAGGAGTCGCTCGCCCTCGGCGAGGAGTCGCTGCGCCGCTGGCCGGACTTCGCGCAAGCGCTTGCGCGCGACGGTGGTGATCCCGGCCTGTCCTTCGCGGGGACGGTCGTCGTCGCCCTCGATCGCGCGGACGCCGACCAGCTGGACATCGTGGCCGGCTACCTGCGCTCGGTCGGCCGCGACGTGGAGCAGGTCACCGGCCGCCGGTTGCGCGCGCTCGAACCCGGGCTAGCCGCCGTGCGGGGCGGCCTGCTCGTGCCCGGCGACCTGGCCGTCGACAACCGCCGCCTGCTGAGCTCGCTCCAGGCCGCCGCGGCCGCCCGCGGCGCGGAGTTCGCCAGCGACGAGGCCACCGGGGTGGAACCGGGCCTCGTCCGGACGGCGCACGGCGACCTGCGCTGCGATGTCGTGGTGATCGCGGCCGGCGCCCACAGCGCGCGGCTCCACCCGCTGCTGGCGCGCGGCGTCCGGCCGCTGAAGGGCGAGATCCTCCGGCTGCGTGCGCGCCGCACCAGCCTGCCACCGCCTGCGCGCACCGTCCGCGCCGTCGTCGAGGGGCGGCCGGTGTACCTCGTGCCGCGGGCGGACGGCGAACTCGTCCTCGGCGCGACCCAGTACGAGGCCGGGTTCGACGAGACCGTCACCGCCCGCGGTGTGCGCGAGCTGCTGGAGGGTGCCGAGCGGATCTTCCCCGGCATCGACGAGTACGAGCTGGTCGAGACCGCCGCCGGGCTGCGCGCGGCCAGCGTCGACACGCTCCCGTTCATCGGGGACCTGGGGGACGGCGTCCTCGCCGCCACCGGTCACCACCGCAACGGACTGCTCATGGCGCCGGTGACCGCCGACGCCGTGGTGGCGTGGCTGGCCGGGGAGAAACCGCCGCAGGAGGCGCTGGCGGCGGACCCGGCCCGGCTGGAACCAGGAGGAGTTTGA